The Candidatus Zixiibacteriota bacterium genomic interval CTTTTCGACGAAAGTCTCCAATAACTCACCATCAGAGAAGAGAGACGAGAGTATACGGTTGCGGTGGCTGTCGCTGACCGTCTGGATCAGGTACTCCTTGTCGCCTGTGGCCAGACGGCTGTTAATCCTGTATGCCTGCTGGGTCATGATTTACTCCCCACCATTTTGCTTTCTTTGCTTTTTGTGATTGCGGTCTTTTTCGGTGATTGTGCGCTTTTAAACTCGATCTTCGGGATAGTACCCAGAACTTTGAGCCCGAGCTGGTTCTCGATATTTTCGATCTTCTTGACTGAATTGTCGGTTACCTCGGCTAAAATCACCGCTCCCGTTCCCAGCAGAAGTCCCAGTGCGCAACCCATCAGGGTAATCTTGAGACGGTTGGGCCAGTATGGTTTGAGCGGTACAAATGCCGGTTCAATGATCTTGTAGCGGTTTTCAGCTTCCTCGCGGTAGACTTCCATAGCCAGCTGCGAACCGGTGTAGGATTCGAGAAACTGATCATACAGCATCTTCGCGCGGGCCACCTCTTTTTCCATCTTTTCGAGCTGGATTGCGGCGTCGGGGCCGGTCGAAAAACTGTTTTTTATGCCTTCCTTACTGCTTGCAAGTTGGATTTCTTTATGGCGAAGGTAATCCAGTGTAGCCTTTGCCACAATATAGTCCTCGATCAATTCCTGTGCTTCAGTGCTCTGGGCTGAATATTCATCGGTAACGTAATTGTCCGCAACTGACTCGATACTGTCGAGCGTGTTATCGACATCACGCTTCTGGCTCTGTACTTTGGGATCCTGCCAGGTATATCTCTCCATCAGGTTGGCAAGTTGACTGGTGCGATCCAGTAAAAGCCTCTTCAGGACTTCCAGCTGATCGGAGGTCTTGATATCCTCCGGCTTGAGCGCGAACTTCGCCAATTGATCTTCAATGAAATTGAGACGATCATTAACCTCCACCAGGTCGGTTCTGCGCACCCGGTCGAGTTCGGATTCGATATCGCGCAGGTTCTCCTGCGTAGTCAGACCGCGGTCGATCGCTGACTTCTGGTAATTCTTTTTGAATTCAGCCAGTTCCTCTTCTTTTTCTTCCAGTTCCTTTTTGTATATCTGGGCTTGCGTATTGGCAAATTCGAGACGGCTGCGCACATCCAGAAGGTCGGACTTCAGCCGTTCATCGCGGTAGACTTCGGCCAGTGTCTGGGCGATATCCCTGGCCTTGAGAGGATCTTCGCTCTCAGCGCCGATTTGAAGAATATTCTCACTGATGAAATTGACACCGATTCGGCTCCGCAGATCTTCAATCAAAATTCGATACGCAAGATCCTGTAATTTAAAATTAGGAAAAGACTTCTGCTTTTCAGCGGCTTTCTTTAGTATCTCTTCGTCCTGGTCGAGACCGAGCTGGGTAATAAGCTTGGCCAGGTTCAAGTCCGAAGTGACCTCCGAGCGCATCTCGTTGAGCTTACGCCTGAACTGCCGTTCGGTAACATATCCGCGCTCGTACTGGCCCGGGATTATACGTGCGATATCGCCGGTAATGATCTTACTGCTGGACATCCTGATCACTACGCTCGACTGGTACTTGGGAGAGATCAAATAGCTTCCCCCGTAGCTGATACCGACGATCAATATAAACGGCAGGATCAACAGCCATTTGCGTTTGGCGATAACCTGCCATATCTCGCGCAGGTTGATACTTTTTTCGTGAAGCTGATTCATAATTAATCGGAAATCCTATCTACTAACAGGTAAGTTGATATGACGGTTCCAAAAACTGCGATGAAATCCCTGATTCGTGCCGATGTGCCCCAGAAACCTCCAGTATCTCCCGGGATATAGATCGTATCCTCGGGTTTGAGTTTGTAGCGGGGCGGAGTGCCTTTTTTAGTCCGTTTTTCCAGGTCGAGAGTGATGACATTGGAATAGAAGTCCTGCTTGTTGAAGATTCGTACTTTTCCGAGGTCGCCCGAAGGCACAGGTCCGCCGGCCAAAGCGATCGCGTCCATCGCCTCCATCCCGGGTTCGTAAGTTATCGGGCCGGGCGAGTTGACATGGCCGATTACATAAATGATGCTTTTACGCTCATCTGTTCCGGCAGACGGCAGGCCGGGGCCGGCTGAAGAGGCGGCCCGTTTGACTTCGACGATATCCTCGGGAAAGAGATCCGGGACCTTGTCGAGATTGCCCTCGGAAATTCGCTGGGCCAGATTGACTTTGATAATTTCACCTTTATTCTTAGAACCGCGAATAATTACAATGTTGGAAAGATCTCCCTGCGGAGTTACACCGCCGGCTTCCTTGATAAGCTCCCAGATGGTCGGGATTACCTCGAAGGCGTACTTGCCGGGTTCCATTATTTCACCTGTAATAAATACCTTGTTGGAATTGTATTCGAGTACTTCCACAGTGGCCTGAGAGATATTGCGATTGTAACGTGACACCTGGTCGCCGATCTTGCGTGCCAGTTCAGGCGGAGTCATGCCCGCCGCGGTGATTTCTCCAATTACGCTGATCGTGATCTTGCCGTCCTGGCGTACTTTTACCACCTGGTTAAGAGAGGGGTCTTGCCAGAAGCTGATCGATAACACATCCTCCGGCCCGATCTTGTAATCCTCGGCCGGGCAGAGGCTGGCGAGAAAGACGATTAAAAATGCCGTGATTGTTCCTAACTGCAATATCTTCAAGCGGTTCATCTAAACTCCTTTTTAGATTATGTCGGCATAATATATACCGCATTTATGGTCATTGTAAAGTAAAAACTCTCGCTGAGCCAATCTGAAAATAACCTGAAATTGAGACAAATTCAAGAAGTTATTGTTGACACTCGCTTACTTATACAAAAAATTACAAAAAAGGGGTCAAAATGAATGATGATTTATCACACGGTCGGGGAAACAGGATAGATTTTCTTTCTACCGATGATAGTGATGCTTTGAAAAATCTGATAAGCGAATCGGGTGTATTGCCGGGTGAAGTGGTGGCCGATTTCGAGTTCGGGCATGATTTCTGGCCGGTGCTTCTGGAGGGAGTTGGCCCGGAGGGCTTTTTGTCTGCCTTCGATTTCTCATGTTGCCTGCCACAGGCGATGAAACCCTTGAATCCAAATCTTGAAATTCTGTCAGCCGATATTCATTCGCTTCCGGTCGAGGACAGCCGCTTCGACCATGTCTTCTGTTTCGATATGTTCGCCGACTTTGATTACAAGGAAAAAGCCCTGGCAGAAATCCATCGAGTACTCAAACCGGGCGGTTCTTTGCACATATATCATGTTTCCGATCCGGCCTCATTGGAGCAGGTGTCCATCTCTTTTCCTGAAACAGAAGCAAGTCACTGCCTTCCGGACAGGCAGGTGTTTTTGATCATGCTGTCCGAGGCCGGCTTCAGCGTTGCCACATACGACGATACGAGCAGGATCTTTCAACTCGAAGCGGTTAAACTATAACCTTGCACCTGCTGAACCATGCTTTATTTTGTACAGAAGAGTTTCCCAAAAAATAGTCGAGCGTTCTAAAAAGATATTGACTTCAGTCGAAAATAGTTGTATAGAAAAGGCTTAATAAGGCGCCCTAGCTCAGTTGGTAGAGCAACGGACTGAAAATCCGTGTGTCCCCAGTTCGATTCTGGGGGGCGCCAATTTTTATTGCCTCCGCCAAAATTTTTCCCGCTTAAATTTGTTAAAACCCGGACTCGCTCAGATTGTCTCATTCTGGAAAGATTTTCATTACAAGTAAGGCATTTTTTTCCTTATTTGACAAACTGACAGGAAAAAGATGTCATCTCTGTCTTCGCTTTATCTCCTTGAATACAAGCCGGTTGTAATTTTTTTGAACAGTGTTTCATTTTTTGGCACCCGGTTTGAAATATAAAGAGGGCGTAAGGGAGATAAAAAAGGAGAAAGCATGGGAAAGCTGTTAATGTTAATCTTGGTGATCGCGTTAGTGCTGGTGATACTGCCCTCGGATTTGCGAGACTGGTGTATGTTCCAGCTGGGAAAAATGGTTTGTGTCGCTTCTGATGCGGGCTATCAAAGCGCCGATACGACAGCTCATCCCGCTGACTCCGAGCATACCTTTGATATGGAAATAAGCAGTTTGTTGGTTAGTGCCGTATAAACTTCAAGACAAAGAGCATACTGCCCTTTGGTATGGTGTATTTTCTTGATGCTTCCCTCCTTTTATTGCAGGCGGACTCCCGGTCCGCCTGTTTTTGTATTTTAAACCTTAAAAAAAATATCGAGACGGGATTGACAGGGGGCGATTTTTGAGTTTCTTAGAAACCAATGAATTGCCCCAGGTTCTTTTGCAAGATAGTTCTAATATTGTCCCTTCTGGCTCCGGTAGCTTATGGACAGGATCAGGCGGAGATTATCGATGCCAACCTGATCCGGATGTTCGTCGGAAATAACGGAGTTCTGGCCCATGACTTCGAACGCTCTGTCGCCGGCGAATACGAGGGTTTCTATTACGGTTCAACCGACAGCCTTAACCTCATCTGGGGCAGTGGCCTCTGGATCGCTTCCAATCGTCTGGGAAACTACCAGTCCTCACAGTCATACTACCTGACCGGCAGGGTGGGAACGCAGTTTGTGCCCGGCAGATGCGCTGAAGATGATCCCGGCGATAACCGCTACCGGGTATATAAAATCACCTCCGATGATCTGCTTCAGCCCGGCGATGACTGGCTCAACTGGCCGGTTGAACTGGGAGCTCCGGTCGATCAGAACGGCAATCCGTTATTGATTGGCGAGCAGACGCTGTTTTCGGTTTTCAGCGACTGCGATACGATCCGTCGACAGAAAGTAGGCACCGATTCAGAACCGCTCGGACTGGAAATCCGACAGCTGGTCTACGCCTACGATCAGCCGGGTGATCTCGGAGAAGTTGTCTTTGTCGATTATGAGATAATCAACCGCAGTGGCCGTCAGCGCGATTCTGTGGTCGTCGGAATTTTCTCCGATCCCGATTTGGGACTGCCTTCCAACGATCTTTTCGGTTCAGATAAACGTACTGCCACCGCCTATTGCTATTCGAGCAAAACCGACGCGCAATTTGAGCCCCATGGTTTTCCGATTATGGGAGTGATGGCTGTCTCGGCTGAAAAGTGTGGCACAAAGTATTACGAGCAAGTCAATGCCACAATCCATCACCAGACTTACGCCTTTCCGATCAGTTCCGAAGCGGCCTTCAATGAGCTTTATGGACGTCATTTTGACGGCGCTGATTTTATCGACCCGACCACTTCGGAAGCAACCCGCTTCCCGTTTTCGGGAGACCCACGCTATGATATCGGGTGGATTGACGATGAGCCGGATGATATTCGTATGCTGGCCGCGACCGGGCCGTTTAAGCTCCGCACCAGCGATACAATTTATGCCCGCTTCGCGTTTCTCGCGACTGTAGGAGAGGATAAAAATGATGCCCTGACCCGTTTCTATGACCTTGCTCTGAAAGTCAAGGATTTCGGAGTCCACGGTGCCGGGGGCGTTACTGTCAGCGGGCCCGGCCGGCAGGGATTTATTTCTACAATCAGATTTGCGCCAGCAGAGCAGAACTGGATTGACGGGATATCATTCGCGGGTGATTACAATGCGAGCGGAATCGGGCCGGCCTCCAGGCTGATTGGTTCGAGTCTTTCGAATCAAGACCTGGAATCTGTCGAACTGCGCTTTTCCAATCAAGCTTTCTCCAGAGCATATTATTACGCAGAATCGGATTCTGCCTGGGAATATGCCGGATTGGTCGATATCCCG includes:
- a CDS encoding methyltransferase domain-containing protein, with translation MNDDLSHGRGNRIDFLSTDDSDALKNLISESGVLPGEVVADFEFGHDFWPVLLEGVGPEGFLSAFDFSCCLPQAMKPLNPNLEILSADIHSLPVEDSRFDHVFCFDMFADFDYKEKALAEIHRVLKPGGSLHIYHVSDPASLEQVSISFPETEASHCLPDRQVFLIMLSEAGFSVATYDDTSRIFQLEAVKL